From the Oncorhynchus kisutch isolate 150728-3 linkage group LG27, Okis_V2, whole genome shotgun sequence genome, the window ATATGGGACGCTACACCAGTTTGACAGTCAATTCGATTACATGGAAATTATAACGATTCTTGTTCCGAGACAGGAAATGCAAATTCGGTTTAGACACACACAGGCAAGTAGCTAATGCTAACTGAACAACAGAGGTCTACTCAAAATGTATTGTACTCCCTTACCAGATTTGGAATTTAAGAAGTGGCCCTGTTGCAAATTGCATCTTCATCTTCTTAATGCCGCTGTTATCATCCGACGCAGCACAATACAAGGAGAGAACTCCTAGAAATATGATCGAAAAAGGTAGCCACCTCTCCGCCATTCTGCTACGATTTCTTCACTACAACTACTGCATCAGTCCGGTGCTCCCGTCCCTCACTTCTGCTCTGTGACACTATTGCCAGGTTCACGTTCTAGACGGAATTCGGAAATACTTACATTTCCGACTTGCTAACTGATTGAACGCGGCACGTAATATAACtgcaaccagttagcaagtcagaCATGTCAGAGTTCCGACTAGTATGAACGCAGCATATTGCCCGAGAAATTGAGTTAAGTGAAACGTCACAGTTCAGTGAAAAATTAAGCACATGTATAATAAATTGTGATTTTTCTGAGTATGAATATACATGACAGTACACCTTCAAAGCCACTTACAAAAAACACGTTAACTAGCCAATTTTAAGGCTCCTGTgtgtcgcagcggtctaaggcactgcatctcggtgttagaggcgtcactatagaccctggttcgatcacgggctgtatcacaaccggtcgtgatcgggagtcccatagggcggcgcacaattggtccagcgtcgtccaggtttggggGTAGACCttatttttaaataatatttttttcttaactgacatgcctagttaaataaaggttaaataaaaaaagaacgTTGCTCAACCAGAGAAAGCCTGTTTAGacttttgtagactttaccctttgcaaaAGTTTTTTAAATGCCGTTGTTTACTCAGAGTAGGCGTTCCTTAATGGAAATATATTAGCACACGCCAATGGGATCTCGCTAGCTTTTGCGTGTTCTgccactatgactcatttgtaGCCAATTGAAATGACaagctgtggtctatcttggtttagttataaaacTCTTTGGCATAGGTAAATAGATACACGTCATCATTAAAGACCGCATCACAAGAACAAACGCTTTAAAATTGATGCGCAACGAGCGTTCAATGAGTAGGTGACCGTTTACCTGTACAATTGaattatcaacaacaaaaaatatgtcAATTGTAATATTGAATTATCTTACTGCACACAACCAAGTGCAGTGCCTTGCCTGTCATCTAACTGTGGATTGGATATATTAGtactgtaacgaccctgggtttataaacgCGAATATCGACTCTGCCGCTTGAGTACATTCTGACCATTGTTTGTTTGGGTAACCATTGTCCTACCTTACATGTTCCCATATACAAAAATGAAGACACTACTGAAATGAATTTTAAAAACTACTGGAATTAATTTGAAATGAACATGTCTCTGTCAATGCAGCCATCGAAGTCAAGTGCATTAGGTTTGCATTTACTACATATATCAAAGTCGAAAGAGCTGAAGTACTAGAATTGTGAAACTACACTAGCAAATGCAATAATATGGTAAGCGATAGTTTGTAATGATCAAAGTGGGAAGAACTATATCGCCACACAGTGAGCGGCGGAAAGATATAGCAAATATACATTGCACGTTCGAAATGCGGTCTTCCTGTGTGGGCGGGCTTAAGACTTTGCATACGTAGACATTTGCCCTGCTTTTATTCTCCCTTTTGAAACATtttgtactgtagagtagacgaGTGCCAACTGCATACCAGTGAGCCAGATTAACCATATAACTAACATTCCACATTTTTGGAAAATAATTCATAACCTACTTATTTGGAAGATGGTCGCCAAACAGAGGATTCGTATGGCCAACGAAAAACACAGCAAGAATATCACGCAAAGAGGCAACGTAGCCAAATCTACGGTAACATTTGAACCATTTTATTAAGGTTAAGGAATATGTTACTTAAAATGAGTAACTAGCAAATGCTTAATTTTCTGATTGTTTGCTAGTTGTTTTTGTTTCGTTTTTGTCAACATTCACTTATGCTTTGCCCatagtatatgcaaattgccaagTTGCCCAGCTCAAGCTTTCAATCTTTGGTCAGCTGTTGCGATAGTATCCATGAAATGTAACATCATACAAAGTTGTTTACTTTCTATTTAAACAGCTGTATGTTTCTGATTACCGGTTTGAGAATGATACATGTTTGACCGTTGCCATGTTAGTACAGTAGCATGACGTGTACTGTATTTGGTTTCACAGAGAAACCCTCAAGATGATAAGGTGGCTGTGGGACCATGGCTGTTGGCCCTCTTCATCTTTGTTGTGTGTGGATCAGGTGAGTTCTGTTGACTATTTTACTCATTTCCTAGTGATGATGAGCAGAACTCTGAAATTGATCCATACTTTATCCCAGACACATTTGTTGATCTGAAAGGATTGGAAAGGTGTATCCAACATTCTGCCGAGCTTGTCATAAGGCCAGATGAAACCAAATTGCTTACCTATCTATACCTTTGAGGTCTACAAGTGTAGATTTGGAACGTGAAATCGTACTGCTGGGTCAAATTGTGTCCTTCCATTGCTTCTTTCTTCATATCTAAAATTAGCATGTTTTCTCTCTCAAGTGTGTGCAGGTGTTCAcattcccacaggtgtgatgtctTGTACGACTTGTTATGGTGCTGAATATAACGTTGAAATAAAAAACATATCTCATAACCTTATCTCACAAAGAGTCTTTGAAGAAGAccaggggtgtaatcattagtccaaactgTAGCAAATGGAAAATCTTTTGCAACAAAaatgagtttctattggacaaattcaggtaggtccctccttgtttggttctgtttggttcctagtatACACCCACGTCTACAGTATGAATGTCCCGCCTACTTCCTGGATCATGGACCACTCAGTTTTTGAATGGCCTTCAAGACTATATCATCAAATTCCTATGTAAGATTATATTCATATTTGTGGAATCATTTACATTTACCTGATGCCTTTCATTAAGgtttttcaattacattttatttttgtgtAATTGGGTAGAATTAAATTAATCCACAAATACTAATAGAATTGTACATATACAGTATCTTAAATGGTCACGGTTTCATGATGCTATAATAAGGCCATTGAAAAACAGTGTGGGACATGATCCAGGAAGTAGACAGGACCTTCATACCGTATTCAAACCAAGCAATGGTCTCATTTAGGGGTTTGTTAGGCTCTTTAATATATGCCAtatagcagacgcttttatccaaagtgacttacagtcatgcatgcatatattttacgtatgggtggtctCTGGAATCGAATCCACTACCCTGGCGTTACAAGCACCGTGTTCTTCCAattgagctacaaaggaccactATATCTCCACACAGCCATAGGGTTGTCAGCCTCTGCACATCTATCTTTTTGTCAATATTTGCTTTTTGACAGGCAATATCAATGCGCTTGTTGCCTCTCTCAGCTAATATTAGGGAAAGACCAGTTTTGATAAGTGTTCGAAGAACTCCGCCTGCTAACTGTTGGGAGTCTGTTTTCGTCATTTATCCTGGGTCAGACAGAATGTTTGTACTGTTTCTGTGTGGTCTGATTTGACATTTTGGCTTACTCCCTTGTCCTCCCCTCCCGCTGTTTGTCCCAGTCCAGGCTTTTAGtagtcagtgggtttggcaacactTTCAGAGATTCCAGCAGAACATAATAGAGCAATTACATTAGTCACCTTGGAAACATAAATTAATAGTTTGCAGGAAAGGAGGGATAGTCACACTGGCAAGTTAAAAGAAAGGAGAAAAGGTAAACTATTCCAGCAGTATATTCTGGTAAGTTCCCAACAGTGTTCCGAGCTTCAATGACAACTGCTGTTGTCAGTGAATAAAAACCTTCACTTTGGGTCAGGGTTTTCTAGCGTCATCTGAGGGGTTCTTTGACTCAGCTAAATTCCTTGTCAAtgaactccagtgtagatttgtttTCTTGACATTTGAATTGTCTCTCTCCACAGCTATCTTCCAGATCATTCAGAGCATTCGGATGGGCATGTAGGATGAAATGTCCACCCCGTTCATTCCACTCAGTATCCGCCCAACCAAGTACCACCTCTCTCAGCTCGATGACGTCACATTATCCTTCACTCAACATTCTCAGTCGTCTTAAGTTGCACACAGCTAGGCCAAGGACGATGAGCCACTGTCTTGCACTTTGTGACTTTCTGTTCttaatttgtattattttgttCAACCTTTGTTATTTGTATCTGGTTACTTTTGGCAAGCTCTGTCAAGTCATTCCTACCTTGTGCCTTAAATGATAGAGGTTAACAATTTTCAGCACACAACAAAAACCCATCAAGCTGCATTCCAATAGTGGGGTTTCTGAAATAATAAGGTGATGTGCTCTGTCAATCTCAGGCAAGTTGGCCATCTTGTGGAATTGTGAGCTCTGTTTTTGGTGGTCCTTTCTAGAAGTCTTATTTGCCACCACTTTGTTGTAATTTCAGTGTGTAATATGAACTACAATTTCTACTTTAATTTAGTGTATTGAAAGAAATGTTCTGTTTTGCTTTGAACATGTTTTCTGTTTGGTAGAATGGCCAAATGCCTTGGTCAGACTGGAAAGAAATTCAGCAACACAAATCTTAGCACAAGATTTGAAGCTGGATATAATACTCATGCCAAAAGAACAACTAAATGGTAGAaaccagagccatgtatttagaaaGTTAGGACAATGAAGTTATGgcattatgatgcatttacatgacaCCTTATAATCAAACAGTTCCAAATGGAATGCTCAAAGCCGCTAACATGGCGTTGGTTTAAGAAGTTGGGAAAACTCTATATGGTTTTGGTAGAAATTAGTGGTACGTAATGATAAGCAGTCCTATTGTTTTTTTGCGGTCTAGTCCTCATctactttttaaatattttgtatcTGTTGATTGGCCCTGCCTATTCTTGCGGCTTTGGGATTGTCAACTGATCCACAGTCGGTTGAATATGGATCAGTAAAAGTAAGATAAGGACATCTTCAAGCTTTGGTAGTTGATCTGACGTCCTGTCCTCATGTTTACGGAAACAGTTCAAGGCTCAAGATTACTGGATAAAATGTAATTATCTTCACTGAACCAGTGTTTAGAAGTAAATATTAAGGGCTGGATGAAAATGCCAACAAGGTTATTTTACTGTGCATAAAGTATGCTGGCAATGTAAGAGCGAAATAATTAATAAAATATGATAATTGGTACATTATTTTGTGCTTTTCTTATGTAAGATGCCAATCATCACCCAGAATAAATACTAACATAtttgcatgtacagttgaagttgaaagtttacatacaatttagccaaatacattaactcagtttttcacaattccagacatttaatcccagtaaaaattcagttttaggtcagttaggatcaccactttattttaagaatgtgaaatgtcagaataatagtagagagactgatttatttcagctttaatttctttcatcacattcacagtgtgtcagaagtttacatacactcgattagtatttggtagcattgcctttcaattgtttaacttgggtcaaacgtttcaggtagccttccacatgcttcccacaataagttgggtgaattttggcccattcctcttgacagagctggtataactgagtcaggtttgtaggtctccttgctctcacacgctttttcagttctgctcacaaatgttctatgggattgaggtcagggctttgtgatggccactccaataccttgacattgatgtccttaagtcattttgccacaactttggaagtatgcttggtgtcattgtccatttggaagacccatttgcgaccgagCTTTAACAttctactgatgtcttgagatgttgcttcaatatatccacacaattttcctacctcatgatgccatctattttgtgaagtgcaccagtccctcctgcagcaaagcacccccacaacgtgatgctgccacccccgtgcttcacggttgggatggtgttcttcggcatgcaagcatccccatttttcctccaaacataactttggtcattatggccaaacagttctattctgtttcagcagaccagaggacatttcttcaaaaagtatgatctttgtccccatgtgcagttgcaaactgtagtctggcttttttatggctgttttggagcagtggcttcttctttgctgagcagcctttcaggttatgtcgatataggactcgttttactgtggatatagatacttttgtacctgtttcctccagcatcttcacaaggtcctttgctgttgttctgggattgatttgcactttgcgcaccaaagtatgttcatctctaggagacagaacgtgtctccttcctgagcggtatgacagctgcgtggtcccatggtgtttatacttgcgtacaattgtttgtacagatgaacgtggtaccttcaggcgtttggaaattgcccccaagaatgaaccagacttgtggaggtctacaaaaaaattcggaggtcttggctgatttcttttgatttgcccatgatgtcaagcaaagaggcactgagtttgaaggtaggccttttccaagctgtttaaagtcacagtcaacttagtgaatgtaatcttctgacccaatggaattgggatacggtgaattataagtgaaaaattctgtctgtaaataattgttggaaaaattacttgtgtcatgcacaaagtagatgtcgtaaccgacttgccaaactatagtttgttaacaagaaatgcatggagtggttgaaagacaagttttaatggctccaacctaagtgtatgtaaacttccgacttcaactgtatgtacacacacacacacacacacacacatcagtggaggctgctgaggggaggatggctcaaaaATAATAGCTGGACTAGTATCAAACGCATGGTTTGGATGTTTGATTCCATTCACTGCATTCCAGTCATAGCATttcgttccagacattattatgagacaTCCTCCCCTCAGGAGCCTCCACtggcatgcatacatacatacataaaattgTAGTTTCCTAAAAAGGAATTTGCCTGAATAGTTAGTTGCCTCAAGGTGGCAGAATAATACCATTCTCTGACTTCAGAGATTTCAGCGGAAAATTCACCGGAAACGTCAGGCCATCCATTAAAAGAAATAACGTCATTTCCTGGAAAGATGTTCTGGTTGTTGTAGTTCCTATGTGGAGTAAACCACATACTGTAATGTCTTTGAGTAAACCTGTCAATCCGAGGACTGCAGAAGTACTGTGTTGATAATCCTTCTGCTCTTCCCCTCTACATATCGAGCTGCTGGCACAGTTCGTGACATTGGACTAACGTTACCTGCTTGTTGGGAGTCGGTAAATTGTTATACTAGCTAGTTATTACATTTAGCGTTAgccaacagctagctagttagcagcagAAAGCGCACCAACTTCACAGTCAGTAGGTAGCAAAGATTTTCCTAGAACACTGCCTATGAGCTAGTTTTCAACAGTAACGTTAGCTACTTCTACACTGCAAAACCCAGGCCAGGCACAACGGTAAGTTCGTGAATCATATTACAGTAAATAttttttgctagctagctatagtgTGATCAGATTGCTTTCCCATAGAGTTATACCTGGTACAActggctacctagctagctat encodes:
- the LOC109872265 gene encoding stress-associated endoplasmic reticulum protein 1, with the translated sequence MVAKQRIRMANEKHSKNITQRGNVAKSTRNPQDDKVAVGPWLLALFIFVVCGSAIFQIIQSIRMGM